The Chthoniobacterales bacterium genome includes the window CAAAGCCCGAATTCTCTTTCCGCCGGCCGGTTTCGAAACGGAGAGCGCCGATGATCAGGCGCTCGTTATCCAACTGATTTATCTCGGAAAGCCCTGGACGCTTCTCATGTCAGACAGCGGCACCGCGACGGAAAATTTCTTGCTGCAAAAATACTCGGATCTGCGAAGCGCTATTCTTGTGAAAGGCCAGCACCACTCTGGTAACTCCGGGTCAGACGCTTTTCTCGATCGCGTTCAGCCCCAGGCGATCATCGCCACCGCGCGTGATTTTCCGGAGAGCCAGCGAATGAAACCGGAATGGGCCGAAAAGACGCAGGCCCAGGGCATCAAATTGTTCCGCCAGGATGAAACCGGCGCGGTGCGGATCCGGATTTTCGATGACTATTGGGAAGCAACGAACTATCTCACCTCCGAAACCTTTCGCAGGACGAGGCGATGAATCTCGGCGTTCTCGCCGCGGAATCGCTTTTCAAACGTGCTGACGGCGGCCGATGTCGAGTGGTCTGGAATTGTTTCAAACTCCAACGACGCCGACACCAGCTGCTCAATTTGTCTGAAATATTCAAGCTGATCGGTCGCAATCTTTACGGTGCCACCCGGGGCCAGTCCACGATAGAGGGAGCTCAGAAACCCTGCGGTCACTATTCGGCGAGAAGCATGACGACGCTTCGGCCATGGATCGGGAAACAATAAATGAAACGCAGTGACCGAGTCCGGAGCGATGAGGTGTTGAACCGCGTAGGCGAGTTCACACCGCAAGACGCGCGCGTTGGTGACACCGCTCGTGGCGATCTTGTGGCAGGCACTTCGCACCCGGCCAACCAAACGCTCAACGCCAAGAAAATTTCTCTCTGGATTGGCCGCGGCAGTTTCCAGCAAGAACGTGCCGTCACCACAGCCAAGATCGACTTCGAGGGATGCGGAACGGCCGTAAATCGCGCTGAAGTCGAGCGGCGCAAAAAAGTTTGCCGGCACAATCTCGGCCTGGGGTTCTATGGTGATTGGTTCGGCGGACTTGAGCATCTGCATTGGGAATAAATGACGGGCGCCACACTCTCAACCCGATGACAAAACATTTCACTGCTTTGATTTTGGCCGCGCTCGTTCTGACCGCTGGAAATATCAGCCGCGCGGAGGAAGCTCCCCCGGCGAAAACGAAAACGGCAGTTTTCGCTGCGGGCTGTTTCTGGTGCATCCAAACGCCCTACGACAAGGCAAAAGGAGTCGTCAAAACCATCGTCGGCTATACCGGTGGCAGCGCCGAGGATGCGACCTACGAAAAAGTTTCATCGCATCGCACGAAGCATCGGGAAGCAATCGAAATAACCTACGATCCGGCGCAGATTTCCTATGACCAATTGCTGGACATCTTCTGGCGCAACATTGACCCGACCCAGGCGGACGGACAGTTTTACGACATCGGTCCCAATTATAAGGCGGCCGTTTACTACGCGAACGACGACGAGAAAAAAGCCGCCGAAGCGTCGAAGGAAAAACTGAGCAAATCAGGAAAATTCACGAAGCCGATCGTAACCGACATCCTGCCCGCCACGACATTTTATCCCGCGGAAGATTATCACCAAAAATATTACCTGAAGAGCCCCGCGGACTACGAGCGGTATCACGACGGTTCGGGGCGCGAACGATTTTTCGACAAGACCTGGAAGGACGAAAAGAAGAAGTGATTCAACGGCGGCGGGTCCGCAGTTTTTCGACCCATGCACGGAGGCTCGCGAGAGCCATGAAATTCAGAATGCGGCCGGCCGGGATTCGGGCCTTGAGCGCGGCCGCCAGGCCAAGTTCGATAAATGCCAATTGGTCAGCATGATGCGCGTCGGTGCCTAGCGAGATTCTGGCTCCTTCTTTTCGCGCGATCTTAAGCAACGCAACATTGAGATCCTGCCGGTCCGGGTAGCAATCGATTTCCATCGCCTTGTCCAGCTTTGCCGCTTCGGCAAAGACCCGAGGCCAATCGGCCTTGAGCCCGAGACGAAAATTGTAAATCCGGCCCCGAGGATGACCCAGGATTTGGATTTCGGGATTGCGGAGCGCGGCGAGATATCGATCGGTCTGGTCCTCTTTCGTCCGCAGCGACGAATGAAAGGCGCCCAGCACGAGATCAAGATGCTGGAGAGATTTTGGATCCATGTCGCCTTCGCCCCGCGGATTTAGGTTCATCTCGATCGACCGCAGGACCGTCAGGCCGCAGGCGCGTAAGGCGCGGTTTGCTTTCGCGATTTCGGCGCCCTGCCGAGCGAGATCTTTTTCATCGATGCCGCCGGCGATTTTCAGCCCTTTGGAGTGATCGGTGATCGCGATGTAATCATAGTTTCGCTCCTTCGCGGCCTGCGCCATCTCCAGCACAGTGGCCGAACCGTCGCTCCAAACGGTGTGCATTTGGAGGTCACCGCGAAGCAGAGCGGTCCATTTCGGGTCCGCGGCAAGAATAACGCGGGCATCGGCCGTCGTAAGAAAGTCGCGCCGGATCGCGGGAGCGCGTCTGTCCCCCGCGGACGGTTTTTCGATCCATTCCCTCAATTGCCGGGCAAGGAAGGGACCGACTCCGTGCAGCTCGGTAAGCTCACGCCCTGTCGCGAGCAGCGCTGCAGCCTGCTCTCGCCAAAGAAAAGCGCTCCGGGCCGCCCGCTTGAAAGCACGGACGAGGATGCCCGAGCTTGTTTCGGCCTGGCGAGCTAGCAGTTCCGCGAGCTCGGAGTTCGATGGTCTCATCAAGAATAATCGGACGAAACGCCCTCGCGGGACTTTGCGGACCTGCCCAGCCGAACTTCGACAGGCTCCCAACGCGGACGGTCTGCCCGGCGCGCAGACGGCGCGAAGCCGTCAGGAACGCGATGGCACGGCCGTTGCTTTAGTGATCCGCGCGAGCCAGGAAGTCACTCACTAAAATCTAAAGTAACGTAACGTTCCTTTGGCCTTCGCAGCGCGATCCTAAACGGTCGCGCTTTTTTTTTGTTAATCCGAGCGGGGCGTCAGGGTTGCGTGAGCGGCGAAATCTGGACGAAAAGCGCCATTGGAGTCGAGGGCTTGGCGTTCTCAAGCACACTATACGAATACAATTCCGCTTCGCTGGAATTGACGAATTCGGCGTGGCTGACCGCCATGGGCTCTTTCAGGATTCGGGACAATTCCTGCGCCAGAACAATGGCGATTGACCGTGGATCCCGCGTGTAAACAGGGATCGGAAACGAACCGGAGTTGCGGTCGTAACCGTAAATATTGCCTTCCGTTTCCCAAACACAGTAAGCGTGACCAGCCGGATGGTTCTCAAACCGGACCAGAAGAATCTTGGCCCAGAAATTCTGATCCAGGTTGTGCTGGGTTTTGACCACCGCGAGATAATTACAGGCGGAAATCACGCAACCGTTAAGCACCACCAAGTCGTCCTCGCCTGGGGAAAGGATGACGCGTTGTCGGCAACCGGTGGAAAACAAGAGGAGCGCGGCCAGACCGAGACTAGCGAGTACGTGGAACGATTTATTTTTCATTTAGAGGCAACCAATCGAGGGACGATTTACGAAGAATTATGGCGATTGCTGTTTTTATAGCATCAAACCTGCTTTTTAGGGAAGCTTTATCTTTGGATGGGCTGCAAATAGCAAGCTGCACCAACGGCCAGCGGGCCGGCCCGGCTATTGAATCCGCAGATATCGGCGGTGGCTTCCGTCCGCGGCCTCGATCAGAAAAGCGTCTTTTCCGATGGTAATCAGCTCGTCCCGATCCTTCGCTCCCGCCGGAATCCGCCCCAGGGCGTCGCCTAAATACGTGTAAAGCAGAGCATCGCCTTTCACCTCCCATCGCCCCTTAAATTTCGAGACGAGCTTTCTCCGTTGGATTACCTCCCCGGTAAAGGTTCCGTCCGCTTTGAATGCGTAATGGCAGCTTTGGATCCGGTCGGCATAACGCCACTCGCCCACGAGCAAATTACGGTTGCTCGTCTCCAGGCCGGCACAGGACGCGATCAAACAACAGGTTAGAATAAGCGCCCATTTCATTCGATTTGGCAGAGGATCCGCGCCAACAGTTCACCGCCCCTGCTGCAAGCGCAATCGCAGGCAGGGGTGGCCGTGGTATTCGAAGACGGTCGAAACCCGTCTGGCCATGAGGGTGGCGCCCCGGAAAACAGGCGAGAGCGGTCATCCATGACCGCTCCCGCATCAACTCCCCTTCAGTTAATTTTGGGCGACGAGCGTCGACGCTGCGCGGAATTTCTTACTTCCCGCGTAGGCAAAAAGAGGCTGATAATTTTTCTTCCCGACCTTGGCCGTTGGGCATGCCGCCCAGTTGAAAGTTGGATCCAGAACGTAGCTGCCATTCTCGGTGTCCCAGGCGAGCCAGGCATGAGTTTGCCGGCTCATCGCGGTCCGCTTGCCGATCACGAGCCGGACATTCGTCGCGCCGTTCGCCTGCATTTTCTCGTAGAGGGCGACTGCCTTGGCCTTGCAATCAGCCGGGGCGCCCGACTGGGCTTCGGCAGGGGTCTTCCAAAAACTCGTGAAGCCATAGGGGATTGAACGCAGATCGCTCATCCACTGATTTACGATCGTCATGTTTACGTTGTTGGAGGCAGCGTGGCTGGAGGCGGTCAAAACCGGGCGGATCCGGGCCATTTGGTGATCATAAGGGGTGGCGGCGACCGTAAAAAGGAGGGCGTCGGCGAAGGAGGAAGAAGCGGTGAGAGCGAGGAGAAGGGTAACGAGGAGAGAGGCTTTTTTCATGGTGGCAGGTTTTATAGAATTCATTCTGACTATAATTTCTATAAGCACCGGGCGTGCCACTCTTGAGCACGTGAGATAATCAGGTAAATTTGCACCCTCCCCT containing:
- a CDS encoding PHP domain-containing protein — encoded protein: MRPSNSELAELLARQAETSSGILVRAFKRAARSAFLWREQAAALLATGRELTELHGVGPFLARQLREWIEKPSAGDRRAPAIRRDFLTTADARVILAADPKWTALLRGDLQMHTVWSDGSATVLEMAQAAKERNYDYIAITDHSKGLKIAGGIDEKDLARQGAEIAKANRALRACGLTVLRSIEMNLNPRGEGDMDPKSLQHLDLVLGAFHSSLRTKEDQTDRYLAALRNPEIQILGHPRGRIYNFRLGLKADWPRVFAEAAKLDKAMEIDCYPDRQDLNVALLKIARKEGARISLGTDAHHADQLAFIELGLAAALKARIPAGRILNFMALASLRAWVEKLRTRRR
- the msrA gene encoding peptide-methionine (S)-S-oxide reductase MsrA; translation: MTKHFTALILAALVLTAGNISRAEEAPPAKTKTAVFAAGCFWCIQTPYDKAKGVVKTIVGYTGGSAEDATYEKVSSHRTKHREAIEITYDPAQISYDQLLDIFWRNIDPTQADGQFYDIGPNYKAAVYYANDDEKKAAEASKEKLSKSGKFTKPIVTDILPATTFYPAEDYHQKYYLKSPADYERYHDGSGRERFFDKTWKDEKKK